AATGACCATGGCGGCTATTGATGTTGACAGCTTTATCGCTAATTTAAAGAGGAAGTGACTATATCTAAGCCTAGCTTTGCCCCCTGAAGCCGCTGAGATCCTGATTATCTTAAACGGGCCAGAACTGCTTCGTAGTTATCGACGATGCTTTTGATGACCTCGCCGACGCTTTTGATTTCCTTAATCATGCCGGCTATGGAACCGCAATAGACTTCGCCACTAGTCAGGTCTCCTTCGAACTGTCCGGTCCGTGACCTACCACTCCCAATGAAGGCTAGCAGCTCTTCAACTGAAGCTCCAGCAGCTTCCATCTCCAATAGTTTGGCGGCCAGTTCGTTCTTCAGTATCCTGGTTGGTCCAAGTTTCCTACCGGTAATGACAGTGTCAACGTCGCTAGCTTTTACTACTGCCTCTTTGAAGTTTTTGTGGGCAGCACACTCGTGTGTAGCCACAAAGCGGGTGCCCATCTGGACGCCATCGGCACCCAGTGCCAGAGCAGCTACTACGCCTCTGGCATCAGCAATCCCACCAGCGGCTACTACTGGGATTGTTACCGCATCTGCTACCTGCGGTATCAGGGTAAAAGTAGTAAGTTCATCTAGGCCGTTGTGACCACCGGCTTCATAGCCCTCTGCAATAACTGCGTCCACGCCTCGTCTTTCGGCACTTTGGGCATGTTTCACTGCTGCAACCAGATGGAGGACTTTTATCCCGGCTTCTTTGAGTCGGCTTGTGTATATGGCTGGATTACCAGCGGCTGTCACCACTACTTTTACCTTAGTATCAATGGCCGCAGCGACCAACTCCTCGATCTGGGGATTGTTCAATATAGGTAGATTAATTCCGAAAGGTTTGGAAGTTAAGCTTCTGGCTATTTCTATCTGCTTTTTTAGATTTTCTACCTGGTCGCCATTGAGGCTCATTCCGGCGGTAGGACTGATTAAGCCCAAGCCTCCTGCATTGGAGACCGCCGCAGCCAATTCAGCATTGGTGATCCATACCATTCCCCCCTGAATTATGGGGTATTTGATGTCCAACAGGTCACAAAGTCTTGTCCTCTTCATTAATCAGGCCTCCTTTTAGATTAACTTGAATTCTATCACGTTAACCAGTCCCATATCAGTCAACCTAATTTCTGGTATTACTGGTAATGCGATGAATGAAAGAAGAGCGAAGGGTGCTGGAGGAACATTTCCTAGCCCAGACGCGGTTTTTTCCACCTTCTCAAACTTTTTGACAACTGCTTCCAGTGGCTCGGATGAAAGTAGTCCGGCGACAGGTAGCGGTAAAGCTGCCAGAATTTTGCCGTCGACGCACGCTACTAACCCACCTTGCAGCTTTTCTATCTCCTTGATTGATGTGAAGATGTCAAGGTCGTTTGTGCCAACCGCTACTATGTTATGAGAGTCATGGGCTATGGATGAGGCTAGGGCACCACGTTTCAGTCCAAAGCCGTTGACCATCCCCAGGCCAATATTGCCACTTGTCTTGTGCCTTTCCACAACTACCAACTTTAGTATATCTTCTTCTAGGTCAGGCATGACTACACCATCTTTGGCTTTAACCCTCTCAATTCTTTTCTTAGTGATTATCTGGCCGGGGATGATTTCGATAACTGGAAAGTTTTCCCCACTTGTGGTTAATTTTAATACCTCTATGCCGAAAGGCTTGATGCGGACGGTATCCGCCAGCTCTTTGGCAGGAGCTTTTAGTGGTGGTAGAAGATAACTGCCTTCTCTAGCTACCAGGCCGCCTTTATAAAAGACCATATCTATTTCAAGTTGCGGGAGGTCGGTTATGGTTATGAGGTTGGCTATGTAGCCGGGAGCGATGCCGCCCCTGTCGTATAGCCTGAAATACTCAGCGGTATTGATGGTTGCCAGTTGTATTGCCCGCACTGGCTCAAGTCCGCTTTGTATTGCCTTCCTGACAACAGCATCAATGTCGCCCTCGTGGAGCAAATCGGAGCAACTGCGGTCATCGACAACAAAAAAGCATCTTTTAGACGTTTTAGCATTAACCAGAGGTAGAAGAGCATTCAGGTTTTTCTCCGAAGAGCCTTCACGTATCATCAAGTACATTCCCCTCCTCAGCTTCTCCCTCCCTTCCTCTGTGGTGGTCGATTCATGGTCCGAGCGGATGCCAGCAGCTAGGTAGGCGTTTAGCTGTTTGTTAGTGACGCTCGGGGCGTGCCCATCGATGAGTTTACCTTTTGCAGCGGTTACCTTGTTTAGAACTTGCTTATCGCCGAAGATAACGCCGGGGAAGTTCATCATCTCGCCAAGCCCAATAACGTTCTTCATCTTGAGTATCTTCTTAATATCCTGGGTTTTGATCTCGGCTCCACTGGTTTCCATATGGGTAGCTGGCACACATGATGGAGCCATGAAGAACATGTCCAGCGGTAACTTTTGTGCCCAGTCCAGGACGAACTTTATACCTTCGAGGCCGGACACATTGGCTATCTCATGAAGGTCAGTAACTATAGCTGAGGTACCTCTGGAAACCACAGCTTGGGCATACTGGGCAGGATGGAGCATAGAGCTCTCGAAGTGGCTGTGGCCGTTTATTAATCCAGGTGCTAGATAGCTGCCATTGAGTTCAATTGTTTTTTTGGCCTTGTGATAATTGCCGATGCCGGCAATCCTATCGCCGTAGATAGCTACATTGCCTTCTTCTATGATGCCGACGAAAGTGTTTATTATTTTGGCGTTCTTTAGCAGCAAGTCTGCTGGAGTGTCCCCACGGGCCACTGAGATCAGTTTAGCTAAGCTCATATTCTGTTCCTCTGGCAAACTAATCTATGCAACATATATCTTGCAGATGGCGAAACTTTTCATTCCAGTCAATTCCGTAGCCGACTATAAACTTGTTGGGCACAGTGAAACCGAGGTAATCAATGGTCACCGGAACCTTATGTCGTGAGGGCTTGTCGGTCAGGGCACAGAGCTTTAAGGACGCCGGTTTTTTCTTTCGCAGGTAATCTATTAGGAAAGAAACGGTCAGCCCGGTATCAACTATGTCCTCAATTACTATTACATCCCTGCCTTTTATTGGTGTCTTAAGTCCCTGCACCACTTTCACCTTGCCTGAAGTTTCCGTGCCTGCGCCGTAACTCGAGAGTCTGACGAAGTCAGTTTCTACAGGTAAGCCAAGCTCACGAACTAGGTCAGCCATAAAGATGAAGGAACCTTTAAGGATGCCGATGAGTAGTGGTTGTTTTCCTTGGTAATCCCATCTGATTTCAGCAGCCAGCTTAGCTACAGCCTGCCTGATTTCCTCTTGCGTGATTAGGACCTTAGGCTGTGGGGACATGGGCGTGATTATACCCTTAGATGGTTTTCTTTGTCTATACAGTGGGCCTAGGGCCTCGTTTTAAGGGCTGTCAGCGCTTAACGATCAGTTTCTTCACAGCTTTTTGAAGACCTTCGATGGTTAGCTCAAACATGGGGAAGATTTTTCTAATCATTAGAACGGTAGGTTCGTTCCAGTAGTTGGGTGATTCGGGGTTTAGCCAGACGCAGTGGCTGAAATGGTCAGCGATTTGCTTAAGGCGGGCTATCCCCGGCTTGTAGTTTCGTTCATAGTAGTAAACGGCGCCGTAAACACTATTTAGCTCCGATGGTGCCATCCAAGCATCTCCTACCAATATCACCTTATAATCTTGCTCCATTGTGTGCAGTAGATGGTTGGTGCTTATTGCGTCCCGGCGCTCGATGTCTTTGTAAACGTAGTCGTAGATGCAGTTATGGAAATAGTAGTATTGGAAATCCTTGAAGTGAGTGCTGCGGTGGGCAGCTGAGAAAAGCAGGCTGCAGAGATGGACAAAGGGGTCCATAGAGCCCCCGACATCCATAAGGAGGAGTAGCTTGACCTTATTCTTTCTGCTTCGCCTCCAGATTAACTCAATGTCACCGGCATTCTTGGCAGTAGCATCGATAGTTTTATCCAAATCTAGCTCGTCCTCTGGCCCGGTGCGATTCAATTGTCGTAGCCCTTTCAGGGCTACTTCGATTTGGCGGATATCGAGCGTCAGGTCATGACGGTAGTTGCGGAATTGCCTTTGTTCAGCGATTTGGATAGCGCTCCTGCCTCCGCCTGCGCCACCAATCCTGAAGCCGGCTGGATGTTGTCCAGAATGCCCAAAAGGCGAGGTACCTCCTCTGCCTATCCAGTAGGCGCCTCTGTCATGTTGTTCTGTTTGTTCTCTAAGCCTTTTCTCAAGCTCCTTGAGCAGTTCATCCAAATCCATAATATCCAGCAGTGCTCTCTCTTCTTCAGTAAGGAAAATTCTGTTGAAGGGGTCTTTAAGCCAGTTCAGGATTTGTTCTGAAATTTCTGGTGGAGCTTTTATACCTTTGAAGTATTCCTGGAAGGCGACATCATAGTGGTCAAAGTAAGCCTCGCTTTTGACCAGTATAGCTCGGGCGAGATAATAGAAATCGTTCAGGCTGGAGATGTAACCTCTGGACAGAGCTTCCATTAGGGTCATCCATTCTGTGATTGAAACTGGTACTTTTCTTTCCCTTAGGGTGTAAAAAAACTCAGTAAACATGCAGGTGCCTATCTACCGTTTTTAACGTGGCGTTTCGTAACTGTCTACAGTTTTTGTTGTTTGTTTTTTCTTCATAAAGGTGTTTACGAAATAAGCATAGTCTGTTTCTTTCTTCAACAAGGTGCCGGCAAAGGGGATTTCAGTGGGTATTGCCTCATATGGTGTACTGCTGGCGATAAGGACACGAATCCAATCTATCAGCTCGCTTGTTGATGGCTTCTTTCGGAAGTCGTCGATCTTCCGTAGTGAGTAGAATGTTGCCAGAGCCTGGTGAAGTAGCTTATCCTTGATGTCAGGGAAGTGCACCTTCACTATCTCCTCCATGAGCGTAGGGTCAGGGAATTCGATGTAATGGAATATACAGCGTCGGAGGAAGGCATCAGGGAGTTCCTTTTCAGCATTGCTGGTTATGACCACTATAGGTCGATGAGTTGCAACAACTGTCTCTCCTGTCTCCGGTATATAAAAACTCATCTCATCTAGCTCATTTAGCAGGTCGTTAGGAAATTCGAGGTCAGCTTTATCTACCTCGTCAATGAGGAGCACAATCTCCTCTTTAGAGACAAAAGCCTCTCCCAATTTTCCCAACTTTATGTATTGCCTAATATCGGAGATATCTTTATCCCCGAAGCGGCTGTCGTTCAGTCGTTGGACCGTATCGTAAACATATAAGCCTTCTTGGGCTTTGGTAGTTGATTTTATGTTCCAGACGATCAGACTTTTCTCTAAACCTTTGGCGATACTGTGGGCCAGGAGCGTTTTGCCCGTTCCAGGTTCGCCTCTGACCAACAAAGGCCTCTTTAAGGCTATGGCTACATTAACCGCATTTCTCAGAGCTTCAGAGGTAACATAATCGTGGGAGCCTTTGAATTTGTCAAAACCGTCATTAACCATTATTTAAAATTTGCCTCCATTAGTGTTTACGCTTTTTGCCACTCCGTTGCTAATTGTAGCCGATATTGGAATGTGAAGCAATTTGGCCACTTAAGGCTATTTTAATGTGTAGGCTTTTTCGTAGTAGGAACATATGTTGGAAATAGCTTTTACTGCTCTCTGGAGAGAGGGCGATACGGCAATGCCGGCTTGAAGGAAGCGGTCTTGCACTCGCCTTCTTTCTGTCTCTATGTCTATCTTGTCAACATCGGTTGCTAGTTCTCCGAGAATAACCAAGAGCGGCTTTTTGCCCTTTTTTCTTATGTCTAGCAGCACCTCGACGCGTTTCTCAGAATCTGCTCCAGGTATTCCTGCAAGTTGTTGGGTTCCGTATAAGAAAATACGGTCAATGATTATGGTATCTATTCCATCCCAGAAAAGTAGGATTTCCAGGACTTTATGCAATACCGAAGAGGGGATTGTGGGAGCTCCTACATCAACTGGGTTTCTGATGCTTGTCCCGGCTGGAGGAAGGAGGGCCCTTAGCTGTTGCTGGATGTCGGGTGGTGATGTGGGAATTTGGAGCCCGAATTGTTCACAGATATCGCTGGCAGCTACTCCTACTGAGCCTCCTCCACCGACTACTGCAACCTTTCGCCCGACGCTTTCTGAGAAGTGTGGGAATAGCGCTGTGGTGTCAAGGAATTCTTCAAAGTTGTCTATTAGTACCGCCCCGGTTTGTTTGGAGAACGCTTGCCATATAGCTTTTTCTCCACTCATAGAGCCGGTATGGCTATTAACTGCTTTTTTACCGGTTTCTGTGAGCCCACCCTTCCATATAATAAGAGGCTTTTTACCAAGGAGGCTCTTGGCAAGTTCGAAGAAGCGCCTTCCCTCCTTTACCCCTTCGATATAAGCTGCGACGATTCTGGTCTCAGGGTCATGAGCCAAGTACTCTAAGAGATCGCTCTCGTTGAGGTCGCAGGCGTTTCCGTAGCTTATAGCCTTACTGAACCTTAGCCCGTATCCACTGGCTGCCCAGATGAAGTGGGTGGCTATTCCGCCACTTTGTGAAATGAGCGCAATGTTACCGCTTTCTTTTGGATATTTAGGTCCGGGCAGGAGTGTAAGTCCTCCCAGGGGACAGTAGACGCCAAAGCAGTTGGGACCTATTATGCGGAGCTTCCCTTTAGCTAGCGCTATTATTTTTTGCTCGAGCTTTTGCCCCTCTGTGCCAGTTTCACTGAAGCCGGCGGTAAAAATTTCCACCGCCCGAATTCCTCTAGCCACACAGTCTTCTATAATCTGTGGGACATAGCTTGCCGGTGTGCTGATATAAGCGAAATCAACAGGATCTGGGATGTCCCTAACGCTGGGATATACTTTTAGGCCTAGTATTTCGTTACCATCGGGGTGGACCGGATATAGCTTACCCTTAAATCCGAACTCTATAAGCGCCATCAAGAACCGATTACCCTGTTTACCCTCTTCAGCCGAAACACCTACAACAGCCATGGAGTTAGGGTGAAATACAGCTTCGAATTCTTTGAATTTGTCCATTGGTTATTTGGGCTTGGTTGAAGATTTATGTTTTAAGCAAGGCATGAAACCAACAAATTTTACACCAATGTGAGCTTGATGCCAAACGGACTTTTGATTTGCAATGATGTTAAGCTAGAACATGATTTTTATCAGTGAGGTGTTTCCTACCCTGGGCGGTTGAAGACTCGCACAAAAAATTTTGAAATTATCAAGAAAATGGTTCCGACCCCTTGACAAAAAGCAAATTTGGTGTTATACTTCTTGGTTACTGCATTGGTATGCCTTAACGATTTCCTATTAGATCTTCCCCCAATTACAATCCATAGTTACGATCTATCTCTCGATTAAAGTACCACTTTTGAGACATTTGTCTTAATTTCTGATGGGAGAACTATGTCTATTTCATTAGTGCCGGAAAAACCAAGCATTGCTTTGGAAAAGAGAAAATCCTTCGCTAAATTGCCTGAGGTCTTGGAGATCCCCAATCTTATCAAGGTACAACTTGATTCCTTTGGTTGGTTTCAAGAAGAGGGGTTAAGGGAGCTTTTCCAGGAAGTTTCACCGATTCACGACTTCACCGGTACGCGGTTGGAGTTGCATTTTGTCGGCTATGAGTTTCGTCAACCTCCATACTCAGCAGACCAATGTCGCCAACGGGATGTGACATACGCTGCCCCGCTCTATGTTAGGGCCAAACTCATAGTCAAAGAGACCGGGGAGATTAAAGAGCAAGAGATATTTTTCGGTGACCTTCCTATTATGACGGAGAAAGGCACCTTTGTAATCAGTGGTGCGGAGAGGGTAGTGGTTAATCAGCTGCTTCGTTCCCCGGGTATTTATTTTGGCTTGCAGGAAGACTTGGCTAGTGGGCGTGAGCTGTGCACTGCCAAGTTGAT
This genomic interval from Chloroflexota bacterium contains the following:
- a CDS encoding VWA domain-containing protein; this translates as MFTEFFYTLRERKVPVSITEWMTLMEALSRGYISSLNDFYYLARAILVKSEAYFDHYDVAFQEYFKGIKAPPEISEQILNWLKDPFNRIFLTEEERALLDIMDLDELLKELEKRLREQTEQHDRGAYWIGRGGTSPFGHSGQHPAGFRIGGAGGGRSAIQIAEQRQFRNYRHDLTLDIRQIEVALKGLRQLNRTGPEDELDLDKTIDATAKNAGDIELIWRRSRKNKVKLLLLMDVGGSMDPFVHLCSLLFSAAHRSTHFKDFQYYYFHNCIYDYVYKDIERRDAISTNHLLHTMEQDYKVILVGDAWMAPSELNSVYGAVYYYERNYKPGIARLKQIADHFSHCVWLNPESPNYWNEPTVLMIRKIFPMFELTIEGLQKAVKKLIVKR
- a CDS encoding MoxR family ATPase produces the protein MVNDGFDKFKGSHDYVTSEALRNAVNVAIALKRPLLVRGEPGTGKTLLAHSIAKGLEKSLIVWNIKSTTKAQEGLYVYDTVQRLNDSRFGDKDISDIRQYIKLGKLGEAFVSKEEIVLLIDEVDKADLEFPNDLLNELDEMSFYIPETGETVVATHRPIVVITSNAEKELPDAFLRRCIFHYIEFPDPTLMEEIVKVHFPDIKDKLLHQALATFYSLRKIDDFRKKPSTSELIDWIRVLIASSTPYEAIPTEIPFAGTLLKKETDYAYFVNTFMKKKQTTKTVDSYETPR
- a CDS encoding enoyl-[acyl-carrier-protein] reductase FabK; the encoded protein is MKRTRLCDLLDIKYPIIQGGMVWITNAELAAAVSNAGGLGLISPTAGMSLNGDQVENLKKQIEIARSLTSKPFGINLPILNNPQIEELVAAAIDTKVKVVVTAAGNPAIYTSRLKEAGIKVLHLVAAVKHAQSAERRGVDAVIAEGYEAGGHNGLDELTTFTLIPQVADAVTIPVVAAGGIADARGVVAALALGADGVQMGTRFVATHECAAHKNFKEAVVKASDVDTVITGRKLGPTRILKNELAAKLLEMEAAGASVEELLAFIGSGRSRTGQFEGDLTSGEVYCGSIAGMIKEIKSVGEVIKSIVDNYEAVLARLR
- the hpt gene encoding hypoxanthine phosphoribosyltransferase, whose translation is MSPQPKVLITQEEIRQAVAKLAAEIRWDYQGKQPLLIGILKGSFIFMADLVRELGLPVETDFVRLSSYGAGTETSGKVKVVQGLKTPIKGRDVIVIEDIVDTGLTVSFLIDYLRKKKPASLKLCALTDKPSRHKVPVTIDYLGFTVPNKFIVGYGIDWNEKFRHLQDICCID
- the ade gene encoding adenine deaminase; the encoded protein is MSLAKLISVARGDTPADLLLKNAKIINTFVGIIEEGNVAIYGDRIAGIGNYHKAKKTIELNGSYLAPGLINGHSHFESSMLHPAQYAQAVVSRGTSAIVTDLHEIANVSGLEGIKFVLDWAQKLPLDMFFMAPSCVPATHMETSGAEIKTQDIKKILKMKNVIGLGEMMNFPGVIFGDKQVLNKVTAAKGKLIDGHAPSVTNKQLNAYLAAGIRSDHESTTTEEGREKLRRGMYLMIREGSSEKNLNALLPLVNAKTSKRCFFVVDDRSCSDLLHEGDIDAVVRKAIQSGLEPVRAIQLATINTAEYFRLYDRGGIAPGYIANLITITDLPQLEIDMVFYKGGLVAREGSYLLPPLKAPAKELADTVRIKPFGIEVLKLTTSGENFPVIEIIPGQIITKKRIERVKAKDGVVMPDLEEDILKLVVVERHKTSGNIGLGMVNGFGLKRGALASSIAHDSHNIVAVGTNDLDIFTSIKEIEKLQGGLVACVDGKILAALPLPVAGLLSSEPLEAVVKKFEKVEKTASGLGNVPPAPFALLSFIALPVIPEIRLTDMGLVNVIEFKLI